The proteins below are encoded in one region of Poecile atricapillus isolate bPoeAtr1 chromosome 33, bPoeAtr1.hap1, whole genome shotgun sequence:
- the SDHC gene encoding succinate dehydrogenase cytochrome b560 subunit, mitochondrial isoform X14 — MLGTSGATCFPSLLFSSCIPVSIPVFQVSPCFPGVFQLSLVLFQVFSRCFPGVFQLSPVVFQVSPCFPGVFQVFSSCLRLFSRCLRVFQVFSSCIRLFSSCLRLFSRCLRVFQVFSRCFPAVSGCFPGVFQPSPVVFQVFSRCFPAVSGCFPAVSGCFPGVFQVFSRCFPAVSGCFPAVSGCFPGVFQLSPVVFQVFSRCLRVFQLSPVVFQLSPVVFQVFSRCLRVFQVFSRCFPGVFQVSPCFPAVSGCFPAVSGCFPGVSRLFSSCLRLFSRCFPGVSQLSPVVFQVSWCFPGVFQVFPRCFPAVSGCFPGVSVFSVAALLLPEHFPHYLAQLRALSLGPSLLFSAKFLLVLPVCYHTWNGIRHLAWDLGKGLRLPQVTQSGLLVLALTLLSSAALAAL, encoded by the exons atgttggggacatcaggggcCACCTGTTTTCCATCCCTGTTGTTTTCCAgctgtatcccagtttccatccctgttttccag GTGTCTCcgtgttttccaggtgttttccagctgtctctggttcttttccaggtgttttccaggtgttttccaggtgttttccagctgtctccggttgttttccaggtgtctccgtgttttccaggtgttttccaggtgttttccagctgtctccggttgttttccaggtgtctccgtgttttccaggtgttttccagctgtatccggttgttttccagctgtctccggttgttttccaggtgtctccgtgttttccaggtgttttccaggtgttttccagccGTCTCCGgttgttttccaggtgttttccagccGTCTCCGgttgttttccaggtgttttccaggtgttttccagctgtctccggttgttttccagctgtctccggttgttttccaggtgttttccaggtgttttccaggtgttttccagctgtctccggttgttttccagctgtctccggttgttttccaggtgttttccagctgtctccggttgttttccaggtgttttccaggtgtctccgtgttttccag CTGTCTCCGgttgttttccagctgtctccggttgttttccaggtgttttccaggtgtctccgtgttttccaggtgttttccag gtgttttccaggtgttttccaggtgtctccgtgttttccagctgtctcCGGTTGTTTCCCAGCCGTCTCCGGTTGTTTTCCAGGTGTATCCCGattgttttccagctgtctccggttgttttccaggtgttttccaggtgtttccCAGCTGTCTCCGGTTGTTTTCCAGGTGTCTtggtgttttccaggtgttttccaggtgtttcccaggtgttttccagctgtctcCGGTTGTTTTCCAGGTGTCTCGGTGTTTTCCGTGGCCGCTCTCCTGCTCCCGGAGCATTTCCCTCATTACCTGGCGCAGCTGCGGGCGCTGAGCCTCGGCCCCTCCCTCCTCTTCTCCGCCAAATTCCTGCTGGTGCTTCCCGTCTGCTACCACACCTGGAACGGGATCCGGCACCTG
- the SDHC gene encoding succinate dehydrogenase cytochrome b560 subunit, mitochondrial isoform X19 translates to MLGTSGATCFPSLLFSSCIPVSIPVFQVSPCFPGVFQLSLVLFQVFSRCFPGVFQLSPVVFQVSPCFPGVFQVFSSCLRLFSRCFPGVFQVFSSCLRLFSSCLRLFSRCFPAVSGCFPGVFQVSPCFPGVFQVFSSCLWLFSRCLGVFQVFPSCLRLFSSCLRLFSRCFPGVSVFSRCFPGVSQLSPVVFQVFSRCFPAVSGCFPGVSRLFSSCLRLFSRCFPGVSQLSPVVFQVSWCFPGVFQVFPRCFPAVSGCFPGVSVFSVAALLLPEHFPHYLAQLRALSLGPSLLFSAKFLLVLPVCYHTWNGIRHLAWDLGKGLRLPQVTQSGLLVLALTLLSSAALAAL, encoded by the exons atgttggggacatcaggggcCACCTGTTTTCCATCCCTGTTGTTTTCCAgctgtatcccagtttccatccctgttttccag GTGTCTCcgtgttttccaggtgttttccagctgtctctggttcttttccaggtgttttccaggtgttttccaggtgttttccagctgtctccggttgttttccaggtgtctccgtgttttccaggtgttttccaggtgttttccagctgtctccggttgttttccag gtgttttccaggtgttttccaggtgttttccagctgtctccggttgttttccagctgtctccggttgttttccaggtgttttccagctgtctccggttgttttccaggtgttttccaggtgtctccgtgttttccaggtgttttccaggtgttttccagctgtctctggttgttttccaggtgtctcggtgttttccaggtgtttccCAGCTGTCTCCGgttgttttccagctgtctccggttgttttccaggtgttttccaggtgtctccgtgttttccaggtgttttccaggtgtttccCAGCTGTCTCCGgttgttttccaggtgttttccaggtgttttccag CCGTCTCCGGTTGTTTTCCAGGTGTATCCCGattgttttccagctgtctccggttgttttccaggtgttttccaggtgtttccCAGCTGTCTCCGGTTGTTTTCCAGGTGTCTtggtgttttccaggtgttttccaggtgtttcccaggtgttttccagctgtctcCGGTTGTTTTCCAGGTGTCTCGGTGTTTTCCGTGGCCGCTCTCCTGCTCCCGGAGCATTTCCCTCATTACCTGGCGCAGCTGCGGGCGCTGAGCCTCGGCCCCTCCCTCCTCTTCTCCGCCAAATTCCTGCTGGTGCTTCCCGTCTGCTACCACACCTGGAACGGGATCCGGCACCTG
- the SDHC gene encoding succinate dehydrogenase cytochrome b560 subunit, mitochondrial isoform X17, translating into MLGTSGATCFPSLLFSSCIPVSIPVFQVSPCFPGVFQLSLVLFQVFSRCFPGVFQLSPVVFQVSPCFPGVFQVFSSCLRLFSRCLRVFQVFSSCIRLFSSCLRLFSRCLRVFQVFSRCFPAVSGCFPGVFQPSPVVFQVFSRCFPAVSGCFPAVSGCFPGVFQVFSRCFPAVSGCFPAVSGCFPGVFQLSPVVFQVFSRCFPGVSQLSPVVFQVFSRCFPAVSGCFPGVSRLFSSCLRLFSRCFPGVSQLSPVVFQVSWCFPGVFQVFPRCFPAVSGCFPGVSVFSVAALLLPEHFPHYLAQLRALSLGPSLLFSAKFLLVLPVCYHTWNGIRHLAWDLGKGLRLPQVTQSGLLVLALTLLSSAALAAL; encoded by the exons atgttggggacatcaggggcCACCTGTTTTCCATCCCTGTTGTTTTCCAgctgtatcccagtttccatccctgttttccag GTGTCTCcgtgttttccaggtgttttccagctgtctctggttcttttccaggtgttttccaggtgttttccaggtgttttccagctgtctccggttgttttccaggtgtctccgtgttttccaggtgttttccaggtgttttccagctgtctccggttgttttccaggtgtctccgtgttttccaggtgttttccagctgtatccggttgttttccagctgtctccggttgttttccaggtgtctccgtgttttccaggtgttttccaggtgttttccagccGTCTCCGgttgttttccaggtgttttccagccGTCTCCGgttgttttccaggtgttttccaggtgttttccagctgtctccggttgttttccagctgtctccggttgttttccaggtgttttccaggtgttttccaggtgttttccagctgtctccggttgttttccagctgtctccggttgttttccaggtgttttccagctgtctccggttgttttccaggtgttttccag gtgttttccaggtgtttccCAGCTGTCTCCGgttgttttccaggtgttttccaggtgttttccag CCGTCTCCGGTTGTTTTCCAGGTGTATCCCGattgttttccagctgtctccggttgttttccaggtgttttccaggtgtttccCAGCTGTCTCCGGTTGTTTTCCAGGTGTCTtggtgttttccaggtgttttccaggtgtttcccaggtgttttccagctgtctcCGGTTGTTTTCCAGGTGTCTCGGTGTTTTCCGTGGCCGCTCTCCTGCTCCCGGAGCATTTCCCTCATTACCTGGCGCAGCTGCGGGCGCTGAGCCTCGGCCCCTCCCTCCTCTTCTCCGCCAAATTCCTGCTGGTGCTTCCCGTCTGCTACCACACCTGGAACGGGATCCGGCACCTG
- the SDHC gene encoding succinate dehydrogenase cytochrome b560 subunit, mitochondrial isoform X13, translated as MLGTSGATCFPSLLFSSCIPVSIPVFQVSPCFPGVFQLSLVLFQVFSRCFPGVFQLSPVVFQVSPCFPGVFQVFSSCLRLFSRCLRVFQVFSSCIRLFSSCLRLFSRCLRVFQVFSRCFPAVSGCFPGVFQPSPVVFQVFSRCFPAVSGCFPAVSGCFPGVFQVFSRCFPAVSGCFPGVFQVSPCFPGVFQVFSSCLWLFSRCLGVFQVFPSCLRLFSSCLRLFSRCFPGVSVFSRCFPGVSQLSPVVFQVFSRCFPAVSGCFPGVSRLFSSCLRLFSRCFPGVSQLSPVVFQVSWCFPGVFQVFPRCFPAVSGCFPGVSVFSVAALLLPEHFPHYLAQLRALSLGPSLLFSAKFLLVLPVCYHTWNGIRHLAWDLGKGLRLPQVTQSGLLVLALTLLSSAALAAL; from the exons atgttggggacatcaggggcCACCTGTTTTCCATCCCTGTTGTTTTCCAgctgtatcccagtttccatccctgttttccag GTGTCTCcgtgttttccaggtgttttccagctgtctctggttcttttccaggtgttttccaggtgttttccaggtgttttccagctgtctccggttgttttccaggtgtctccgtgttttccaggtgttttccaggtgttttccagctgtctccggttgttttccaggtgtctccgtgttttccaggtgttttccagctgtatccggttgttttccagctgtctccggttgttttccaggtgtctccgtgttttccaggtgttttccaggtgttttccagccGTCTCCGgttgttttccaggtgttttccagccGTCTCCGgttgttttccaggtgttttccaggtgttttccagctgtctccggttgttttccagctgtctccggttgttttccaggtgttttccaggtgttttccag gtgttttccagctgtctccggttgttttccaggtgttttccaggtgtctccgtgttttccaggtgttttccaggtgttttccagctgtctctggttgttttccaggtgtctcggtgttttccaggtgtttccCAGCTGTCTCCGgttgttttccagctgtctccggttgttttccaggtgttttccaggtgtctccgtgttttccaggtgttttccaggtgtttccCAGCTGTCTCCGgttgttttccaggtgttttccaggtgttttccag CCGTCTCCGGTTGTTTTCCAGGTGTATCCCGattgttttccagctgtctccggttgttttccaggtgttttccaggtgtttccCAGCTGTCTCCGGTTGTTTTCCAGGTGTCTtggtgttttccaggtgttttccaggtgtttcccaggtgttttccagctgtctcCGGTTGTTTTCCAGGTGTCTCGGTGTTTTCCGTGGCCGCTCTCCTGCTCCCGGAGCATTTCCCTCATTACCTGGCGCAGCTGCGGGCGCTGAGCCTCGGCCCCTCCCTCCTCTTCTCCGCCAAATTCCTGCTGGTGCTTCCCGTCTGCTACCACACCTGGAACGGGATCCGGCACCTG
- the SDHC gene encoding succinate dehydrogenase cytochrome b560 subunit, mitochondrial isoform X7 produces MLGTSGATCFPSLLFSSCIPVSIPVFQVSPCFPGVFQLSLVLFQVFSRCFPGVFQLSPVVFQVSPCFPGVFQVFSSCLRLFSRCLRVFQVFSSCIRLFSSCLRLFSRCLRVFQVFSRCFPAVSGCFPGVFQPSPVVFQVFSRCFPAVSGCFPAVSGCFPGVFQVFSRCFPAVSGCFPAVSGCFPGVFQLSPVVFQVFSRCLRVFQVFSRCFPAVSGCFPGVSVFSRCFPAVSGCFPAVSGCFPGVFQVSPCFPGVFQVFPSCLRLFSRCFPGVFQVSPCFPAVSGCFPAVSGCFPGVSRLFSSCLRLFSRCFPGVFQVFPRCFPAVSGCFPGVSVFSVAALLLPEHFPHYLAQLRALSLGPSLLFSAKFLLVLPVCYHTWNGIRHLAWDLGKGLRLPQVTQSGLLVLALTLLSSAALAAL; encoded by the exons atgttggggacatcaggggcCACCTGTTTTCCATCCCTGTTGTTTTCCAgctgtatcccagtttccatccctgttttccag GTGTCTCcgtgttttccaggtgttttccagctgtctctggttcttttccaggtgttttccaggtgttttccaggtgttttccagctgtctccggttgttttccaggtgtctccgtgttttccaggtgttttccaggtgttttccagctgtctccggttgttttccaggtgtctccgtgttttccaggtgttttccagctgtatccggttgttttccagctgtctccggttgttttccaggtgtctccgtgttttccaggtgttttccaggtgttttccagccGTCTCCGgttgttttccaggtgttttccagccGTCTCCGgttgttttccaggtgttttccaggtgttttccagctgtctccggttgttttccagctgtctccggttgttttccaggtgttttccaggtgttttccaggtgttttccagctgtctccggttgttttccagctgtctccggttgttttccaggtgttttccagctgtctccggttgttttccaggtgttttccaggtgtctccgtgttttccaggtgttttccaggtgttttccagctgtctctggttgttttccaggtgtctcggtgttttccaggtgtttccCAGCTGTCTCCGgttgttttccagctgtctccggttgttttccaggtgttttccaggtgtctccgtgttttccaggtgttttccaggtgtttccCAGCTGTCTCCGgttgttttccaggtgttttccaggtgttttccaggtgtctccgtgttttccagctgtctcCGGTTGTTTCCCAGCCGTCTCCGGTTGTTTTCCAGGTGTATCCCGattgttttccagctgtctccggttgttttccaggtgttttccag gtgttttccaggtgtttcccaggtgttttccagctgtctcCGGTTGTTTTCCAGGTGTCTCGGTGTTTTCCGTGGCCGCTCTCCTGCTCCCGGAGCATTTCCCTCATTACCTGGCGCAGCTGCGGGCGCTGAGCCTCGGCCCCTCCCTCCTCTTCTCCGCCAAATTCCTGCTGGTGCTTCCCGTCTGCTACCACACCTGGAACGGGATCCGGCACCTG
- the SDHC gene encoding succinate dehydrogenase cytochrome b560 subunit, mitochondrial isoform X12: MLGTSGATCFPSLLFSSCIPVSIPVFQLSPVVFQVSPCFPGVFQVFSSCLRLFSRCLRVFQVFSSCIRLFSSCLRLFSRCLRVFQVFSRCFPAVSGCFPGVFQPSPVVFQVFSRCFPAVSGCFPAVSGCFPGVFQVFSRCFPAVSGCFPAVSGCFPGVFQLSPVVFQVFSRCLRVFQVFSRCFPAVSGCFPGVSVFSRCFPAVSGCFPAVSGCFPGVFQVSPCFPGVFQVFPSCLRLFSRCFPGVFQVSPCFPAVSGCFPAVSGCFPGVSRLFSSCLRLFSRCFPGVSQLSPVVFQVSWCFPGVFQVFPRCFPAVSGCFPGVSVFSVAALLLPEHFPHYLAQLRALSLGPSLLFSAKFLLVLPVCYHTWNGIRHLAWDLGKGLRLPQVTQSGLLVLALTLLSSAALAAL; the protein is encoded by the exons atgttggggacatcaggggcCACCTGTTTTCCATCCCTGTTGTTTTCCAgctgtatcccagtttccatccctgttttccag ctgtctccggttgttttccaggtgtctccgtgttttccaggtgttttccaggtgttttccagctgtctccggttgttttccaggtgtctccgtgttttccaggtgttttccagctgtatccggttgttttccagctgtctccggttgttttccaggtgtctccgtgttttccaggtgttttccaggtgttttccagccGTCTCCGgttgttttccaggtgttttccagccGTCTCCGgttgttttccaggtgttttccaggtgttttccagctgtctccggttgttttccagctgtctccggttgttttccaggtgttttccaggtgttttccaggtgttttccagctgtctccggttgttttccagctgtctccggttgttttccaggtgttttccagctgtctccggttgttttccaggtgttttccaggtgtctccgtgttttccaggtgttttccaggtgttttccagctgtctctggttgttttccaggtgtctcggtgttttccaggtgtttccCAGCTGTCTCCGgttgttttccagctgtctccggttgttttccaggtgttttccaggtgtctccgtgttttccaggtgttttccaggtgtttccCAGCTGTCTCCGgttgttttccaggtgttttccaggtgttttccaggtgtctccgtgttttccagctgtctcCGGTTGTTTCCCAGCCGTCTCCGGTTGTTTTCCAGGTGTATCCCGattgttttccagctgtctccggttgttttccaggtgttttccaggtgtttccCAGCTGTCTCCGGTTGTTTTCCAGGTGTCTtggtgttttccaggtgttttccaggtgtttcccaggtgttttccagctgtctcCGGTTGTTTTCCAGGTGTCTCGGTGTTTTCCGTGGCCGCTCTCCTGCTCCCGGAGCATTTCCCTCATTACCTGGCGCAGCTGCGGGCGCTGAGCCTCGGCCCCTCCCTCCTCTTCTCCGCCAAATTCCTGCTGGTGCTTCCCGTCTGCTACCACACCTGGAACGGGATCCGGCACCTG
- the SDHC gene encoding succinate dehydrogenase cytochrome b560 subunit, mitochondrial isoform X18 yields the protein MLGTSGATCFPSLLFSSCIPVSIPVFQVSPCFPGVFQLSLVLFQVFSRCFPGVFQLSPVVFQVSPCFPGVFQVFSSCLRLFSRCLRVFQVFSSCIRLFSSCLRLFSRCLRVFQVFSRCFPAVSGCFPGVFQPSPVVFQVFSRCFPAVSGCFPAVSGCFPGVFQVFSRCFPAVSGCFPAVSGCFPGVFQLSPVVFQVFSRCFPGVFQVSPCFPAVSGCFPAVSGCFPGVSRLFSSCLRLFSRCFPGVSQLSPVVFQVSWCFPGVFQVFPRCFPAVSGCFPGVSVFSVAALLLPEHFPHYLAQLRALSLGPSLLFSAKFLLVLPVCYHTWNGIRHLAWDLGKGLRLPQVTQSGLLVLALTLLSSAALAAL from the exons atgttggggacatcaggggcCACCTGTTTTCCATCCCTGTTGTTTTCCAgctgtatcccagtttccatccctgttttccag GTGTCTCcgtgttttccaggtgttttccagctgtctctggttcttttccaggtgttttccaggtgttttccaggtgttttccagctgtctccggttgttttccaggtgtctccgtgttttccaggtgttttccaggtgttttccagctgtctccggttgttttccaggtgtctccgtgttttccaggtgttttccagctgtatccggttgttttccagctgtctccggttgttttccaggtgtctccgtgttttccaggtgttttccaggtgttttccagccGTCTCCGgttgttttccaggtgttttccagccGTCTCCGgttgttttccaggtgttttccaggtgttttccagctgtctccggttgttttccagctgtctccggttgttttccaggtgttttccaggtgttttccaggtgttttccagctgtctccggttgttttccagctgtctccggttgttttccaggtgttttccagctgtctccggttgttttccaggtgttttccag gtgttttccaggtgttttccaggtgtctccgtgttttccagctgtctcCGGTTGTTTCCCAGCCGTCTCCGGTTGTTTTCCAGGTGTATCCCGattgttttccagctgtctccggttgttttccaggtgttttccaggtgtttccCAGCTGTCTCCGGTTGTTTTCCAGGTGTCTtggtgttttccaggtgttttccaggtgtttcccaggtgttttccagctgtctcCGGTTGTTTTCCAGGTGTCTCGGTGTTTTCCGTGGCCGCTCTCCTGCTCCCGGAGCATTTCCCTCATTACCTGGCGCAGCTGCGGGCGCTGAGCCTCGGCCCCTCCCTCCTCTTCTCCGCCAAATTCCTGCTGGTGCTTCCCGTCTGCTACCACACCTGGAACGGGATCCGGCACCTG
- the SDHC gene encoding succinate dehydrogenase cytochrome b560 subunit, mitochondrial isoform X10, whose protein sequence is MLGTSGATCFPSLLFSSCIPVSIPVFQVSPCFPGVFQLSLVLFQVFSRCFPGVFQLSPVVFQVSPCFPGVFQVFSSCLRLFSRCLRVFQVFSSCIRLFSSCLRLFSRCLRVFQVFSRCFPAVSGCFPGVFQPSPVVFQVFSRCFPAVSGCFPAVSGCFPGVFQLSPVVFQVFSSCLRLFSRCFPGVSVFSRCFPGVFQLSLVVFQVSRCFPGVSQLSPVVFQLSPVVFQVFSRCLRVFQVFSRCFPGVFQVSPCFPAVSGCFPAVSGCFPGVSRLFSSCLRLFSRCFPGVSQLSPVVFQVSWCFPGVFQVFPRCFPAVSGCFPGVSVFSVAALLLPEHFPHYLAQLRALSLGPSLLFSAKFLLVLPVCYHTWNGIRHLAWDLGKGLRLPQVTQSGLLVLALTLLSSAALAAL, encoded by the exons atgttggggacatcaggggcCACCTGTTTTCCATCCCTGTTGTTTTCCAgctgtatcccagtttccatccctgttttccag GTGTCTCcgtgttttccaggtgttttccagctgtctctggttcttttccaggtgttttccaggtgttttccaggtgttttccagctgtctccggttgttttccaggtgtctccgtgttttccaggtgttttccaggtgttttccagctgtctccggttgttttccaggtgtctccgtgttttccaggtgttttccagctgtatccggttgttttccagctgtctccggttgttttccaggtgtctccgtgttttccaggtgttttccaggtgttttccagccGTCTCCGgttgttttccaggtgttttccagccGTCTCCGgttgttttccaggtgttttccaggtgttttccagctgtctccggttgttttccagctgtctccggttgttttccaggtgttttccag ctgtctccggttgttttccaggtgttttccagctgtctccggttgttttccaggtgttttccaggtgtctccgtgttttccaggtgttttccaggtgttttccagctgtctctggttgttttccaggtgtctcggtgttttccaggtgtttccCAGCTGTCTCCGgttgttttccagctgtctccggttgttttccaggtgttttccaggtgtctccgtgttttccaggtgttttccag gtgttttccaggtgttttccaggtgtctccgtgttttccagctgtctcCGGTTGTTTCCCAGCCGTCTCCGGTTGTTTTCCAGGTGTATCCCGattgttttccagctgtctccggttgttttccaggtgttttccaggtgtttccCAGCTGTCTCCGGTTGTTTTCCAGGTGTCTtggtgttttccaggtgttttccaggtgtttcccaggtgttttccagctgtctcCGGTTGTTTTCCAGGTGTCTCGGTGTTTTCCGTGGCCGCTCTCCTGCTCCCGGAGCATTTCCCTCATTACCTGGCGCAGCTGCGGGCGCTGAGCCTCGGCCCCTCCCTCCTCTTCTCCGCCAAATTCCTGCTGGTGCTTCCCGTCTGCTACCACACCTGGAACGGGATCCGGCACCTG
- the SDHC gene encoding succinate dehydrogenase cytochrome b560 subunit, mitochondrial isoform X5 translates to MLGTSGATCFPSLLFSSCIPVSIPVFQVSPCFPGVFQLSLVLFQLSPVVFQVSPCFPGVFQVFSSCLRLFSRCLRVFQVFSSCIRLFSSCLRLFSRCLRVFQVFSRCFPAVSGCFPGVFQPSPVVFQVFSRCFPAVSGCFPAVSGCFPGVFQVFSRCFPAVSGCFPAVSGCFPGVFQLSPVVFQVFSRCLRVFQVFSRCFPAVSGCFPGVSVFSRCFPAVSGCFPAVSGCFPGVFQVSPCFPGVFQVFPSCLRLFSRCFPGVFQVSPCFPAVSGCFPAVSGCFPGVSRLFSSCLRLFSRCFPGVSQLSPVVFQVSWCFPGVFQVFPRCFPAVSGCFPGVSVFSVAALLLPEHFPHYLAQLRALSLGPSLLFSAKFLLVLPVCYHTWNGIRHLAWDLGKGLRLPQVTQSGLLVLALTLLSSAALAAL, encoded by the exons atgttggggacatcaggggcCACCTGTTTTCCATCCCTGTTGTTTTCCAgctgtatcccagtttccatccctgttttccag GTGTCTCcgtgttttccaggtgttttccagctgtctctggttcttttccag ctgtctccggttgttttccaggtgtctccgtgttttccaggtgttttccaggtgttttccagctgtctccggttgttttccaggtgtctccgtgttttccaggtgttttccagctgtatccggttgttttccagctgtctccggttgttttccaggtgtctccgtgttttccaggtgttttccaggtgttttccagccGTCTCCGgttgttttccaggtgttttccagccGTCTCCGgttgttttccaggtgttttccaggtgttttccagctgtctccggttgttttccagctgtctccggttgttttccaggtgttttccaggtgttttccaggtgttttccagctgtctccggttgttttccagctgtctccggttgttttccaggtgttttccagctgtctccggttgttttccaggtgttttccaggtgtctccgtgttttccaggtgttttccaggtgttttccagctgtctctggttgttttccaggtgtctcggtgttttccaggtgtttccCAGCTGTCTCCGgttgttttccagctgtctccggttgttttccaggtgttttccaggtgtctccgtgttttccaggtgttttccaggtgtttccCAGCTGTCTCCGgttgttttccaggtgttttccaggtgttttccaggtgtctccgtgttttccagctgtctcCGGTTGTTTCCCAGCCGTCTCCGGTTGTTTTCCAGGTGTATCCCGattgttttccagctgtctccggttgttttccaggtgttttccaggtgtttccCAGCTGTCTCCGGTTGTTTTCCAGGTGTCTtggtgttttccaggtgttttccaggtgtttcccaggtgttttccagctgtctcCGGTTGTTTTCCAGGTGTCTCGGTGTTTTCCGTGGCCGCTCTCCTGCTCCCGGAGCATTTCCCTCATTACCTGGCGCAGCTGCGGGCGCTGAGCCTCGGCCCCTCCCTCCTCTTCTCCGCCAAATTCCTGCTGGTGCTTCCCGTCTGCTACCACACCTGGAACGGGATCCGGCACCTG